Proteins found in one Candidatus Hydrogenedentota bacterium genomic segment:
- a CDS encoding aldehyde dehydrogenase family protein, translated as MSSTSELQVVNPFTESVILRLPMLAASEVDTTVKKARAAFEGWRTSTMDERVALCRKFIEAFKSMGDQIAADVSAQMGKPVSQAKGEVNRMAERAEYMIGIAPETLADEPVPEQKGFTRYIRHEPLGVVFDIAAWNYPLLIAVNVVVPSLLAGNAVILKHSSKTPLCGKAFADAFAKAGAPDNLVQHVIADHAVTDAFIKHPMIDYVSFTGSTKGGHEVVHGAVDRFINIGLELGGKDPAYVCADADFNNAVENCVDGAFYNAGQSCCAIERVYIDKSIYKDFVEAYVELTRKYVLGDPADAATSIGPLASKSAPAFLEKQVADAVKAGGKLVVDPKEFARPAKGWFSAPAVVADAPQSCSLIQEESFGPVIGLIPVSSDEEAIRYMNDSEYGLTASIWTKDFERAVRVGEQVETGTFFMNRCDFCDPGLPWTGVKDTGRGCSLSKYGLLQLSRLKSMHLRTGA; from the coding sequence ATGTCCAGTACGAGTGAGCTTCAAGTTGTCAACCCGTTTACCGAGTCGGTGATCCTTCGTCTGCCCATGTTGGCCGCAAGCGAGGTCGATACCACCGTCAAGAAGGCGCGTGCCGCGTTTGAAGGCTGGCGCACTTCGACGATGGACGAGCGTGTGGCGCTGTGCCGCAAGTTCATCGAGGCCTTCAAATCCATGGGCGATCAGATTGCGGCGGATGTCTCGGCACAGATGGGCAAGCCCGTGTCGCAGGCCAAGGGCGAAGTCAACCGGATGGCCGAGCGCGCTGAGTATATGATAGGCATCGCGCCCGAGACGCTGGCCGATGAGCCCGTTCCCGAACAAAAGGGTTTCACCCGGTATATCCGGCACGAGCCTCTTGGCGTCGTGTTCGACATCGCTGCATGGAACTACCCCCTGCTCATCGCCGTGAACGTCGTCGTGCCGTCGCTCCTCGCGGGCAACGCCGTCATCCTCAAGCATTCGAGCAAAACGCCGCTCTGTGGCAAGGCGTTTGCCGACGCCTTTGCGAAGGCCGGTGCACCCGACAATCTGGTTCAACACGTCATCGCCGACCACGCGGTCACGGACGCCTTTATCAAGCATCCGATGATCGATTACGTTTCATTTACCGGCTCGACGAAGGGTGGACACGAAGTCGTACACGGCGCGGTGGACCGTTTCATCAATATCGGTCTGGAACTGGGCGGCAAAGACCCTGCCTACGTCTGCGCGGATGCCGACTTCAACAATGCCGTCGAAAATTGCGTGGACGGCGCGTTCTACAACGCGGGGCAGTCGTGCTGCGCCATCGAGCGTGTCTACATCGACAAGTCGATCTATAAGGACTTCGTGGAAGCCTACGTGGAGCTAACGCGCAAGTACGTCCTCGGTGACCCTGCCGACGCAGCCACGTCGATCGGACCCCTTGCCTCGAAGTCAGCCCCAGCTTTTCTGGAGAAGCAAGTCGCCGATGCCGTGAAAGCGGGCGGCAAGCTCGTGGTCGATCCCAAGGAATTCGCCCGCCCGGCGAAAGGGTGGTTCAGCGCGCCCGCCGTCGTTGCCGACGCGCCGCAGAGCTGTTCCTTGATCCAGGAAGAAAGCTTCGGGCCTGTCATCGGGCTCATCCCCGTATCCAGCGATGAAGAAGCAATCCGCTACATGAACGACAGCGAATACGGCCTGACTGCGTCCATCTGGACCAAGGATTTCGAACGCGCTGTCCGCGTTGGCGAACAGGTCGAGACCGGCACCTTCTTCATGAACCGTTGCGACTTCTGCGACCCCGGTCTCCCGTGGACCGGCGTCAAAGACACGGGGCGCGGTTGCAGCCTCTCGAAGTACGGCCTGTTGCAGCTCAGCCGCCTGAAGAGCATGCACCTAAGAACCGGGGCATAA
- a CDS encoding type II toxin-antitoxin system HicB family antitoxin, producing MQTLNLVYWREGDFWLGKLLEHPEIMTQGESIEELEENIRDAYRLMVLEDVPAGYEVREIAL from the coding sequence ATGCAAACGTTGAATCTTGTCTATTGGAGAGAAGGAGACTTCTGGCTTGGTAAGCTCCTCGAACATCCAGAGATTATGACTCAAGGCGAGTCAATCGAAGAGTTGGAGGAGAACATCCGAGACGCATACCGCCTAATGGTCCTGGAGGACGTGCCCGCCGGTTACGAGGTGAGAGAGATAGCGCTGTGA